One genomic region from Alphaproteobacteria bacterium SS10 encodes:
- a CDS encoding glycosyltransferase family 4 protein, producing MRILFIHQNCPGQYKHIAKRLAANKKNEVYFIGKRNDRRIPGCTHVVYKPKREAGDQTHNYLRLAENGILHGQQVARACISIKEKGFTPDVIVAHPGWGEALYVKDIFPNVPLLNYFEFYYHADGADVGFSPDENVSVDDRCRIRTKNIVNFMSLESADAGMSPTYWQYQQNPAEYHYKVSVIHDGVDTKACQPNPDATFTLPNGQVLSRKDEVVTYVARNLEPYRGFPQFVEAVQKIQKERPQAQVVVVGADGVSYGRKPKEGGTWKEKVLKETPIDLERAHFLDAVPYDKFVNVLQISSAHIYLTYPFVLSWSMMEAMASGCLIIGSNTAPVQEVIRDGENGLMVDFFKPDEVVEQVVRVMEHPDRMQDVRDAARQTILDNYDLEKCMAAQITLIKNLVNGHRPVMNSPKWEPGKPVFEKPKKQKKVA from the coding sequence ATGCGCATCCTGTTCATCCACCAAAACTGCCCAGGCCAATACAAGCACATCGCGAAGCGTCTGGCCGCGAATAAGAAGAACGAGGTGTACTTCATCGGGAAGCGCAACGACCGCCGCATTCCTGGCTGTACCCATGTGGTTTACAAGCCCAAGCGTGAGGCAGGGGACCAGACCCACAACTATCTACGCCTGGCTGAAAACGGCATCTTGCACGGCCAGCAAGTTGCCCGTGCCTGCATCTCGATTAAGGAGAAGGGGTTTACCCCGGACGTGATCGTTGCTCATCCAGGCTGGGGTGAGGCGCTGTATGTGAAGGACATTTTCCCGAATGTCCCGCTGCTTAACTATTTCGAATTTTACTATCACGCTGACGGTGCCGATGTTGGTTTCTCACCAGATGAGAACGTGTCCGTTGATGATCGCTGTCGGATCCGGACGAAGAACATCGTCAACTTCATGTCGTTGGAGTCGGCGGATGCTGGCATGTCGCCAACTTATTGGCAGTACCAGCAGAACCCGGCCGAATATCATTACAAGGTATCCGTCATCCATGATGGCGTAGATACCAAGGCCTGCCAGCCAAATCCTGACGCCACCTTTACCCTGCCGAATGGACAGGTGTTGAGCCGTAAGGATGAGGTGGTGACATATGTTGCCAGGAACCTCGAGCCCTATCGCGGTTTCCCGCAATTTGTTGAGGCCGTGCAGAAGATCCAGAAGGAACGGCCGCAAGCCCAGGTGGTGGTGGTCGGCGCCGATGGCGTCAGCTATGGCCGTAAGCCAAAAGAGGGCGGCACCTGGAAGGAAAAGGTGCTGAAAGAAACCCCAATCGATCTTGAGCGGGCGCATTTCCTCGATGCCGTGCCATATGACAAGTTCGTCAATGTGCTGCAGATCTCATCGGCGCATATCTACCTGACCTACCCGTTCGTCCTGTCTTGGTCGATGATGGAGGCCATGGCTAGCGGTTGCCTGATTATTGGCTCAAACACAGCGCCCGTTCAGGAGGTTATCCGCGACGGTGAGAACGGCCTGATGGTCGACTTCTTCAAGCCGGATGAGGTGGTTGAGCAGGTCGTGCGGGTTATGGAACACCCAGACCGGATGCAGGATGTTCGGGATGCTGCGCGTCAGACCATTCTCGACAACTACGATCTTGAGAAATGCATGGCTGCGCAGATCACGCTGATCAAGAACCTGGTCAATGGTCATCGCCCGGTGATGAACAGCCCCAAATGG
- a CDS encoding glycosyltransferase family 4 protein: MSSSPPDTVNQAETTPTDHPGDELQLRGAGRKLLFVITEDWFFYSHFMPMAQAAIDAGYTVAVAARYTDHRNALEKIGITSFELSLDRGRLNPFGAVTLIFRLFSLYRRLKPDVVHHISLKPVVLGSLAARLAAVPVMVNAVTGFGFLFTSTDKRFGYLRWIVGWMLRRTVGAPSSFVLLENEDDAKALTQQGIDAGRITIVGGAGVDPEAFPAMPLAMENAAAEEGQPLKLALVARMLWSKGIDVAVAATKKAWDAGASVELTLVGAPDPLNPAAIPEDQLEEWDDEPGIIWAGRRDDIVAVWGAADIALLPSRGGEGLPRSLIEAAACGRALLTTSVPGCREIVVEGETGHLVPPNDVDALTNVIVALAAEPGRAIEMGKASRQHFETRFTEAHVTGSLLDLYDQATSWAVQAGRLS, encoded by the coding sequence GTGTCGTCATCCCCACCGGATACCGTCAATCAGGCAGAAACCACACCAACGGATCACCCTGGTGATGAGCTGCAGCTGCGTGGTGCCGGTCGCAAGCTCCTCTTCGTGATTACTGAGGATTGGTTCTTCTATTCCCACTTCATGCCGATGGCACAGGCAGCGATTGATGCGGGCTATACCGTGGCCGTTGCCGCGCGATACACGGACCATCGTAACGCGCTTGAGAAGATTGGGATCACCAGCTTTGAGCTGTCGTTGGATCGGGGACGTTTGAACCCTTTTGGTGCCGTCACCCTCATCTTCAGACTGTTCAGCCTATATCGGCGTCTGAAACCGGATGTGGTTCATCATATCTCCCTGAAACCGGTGGTTCTAGGGTCCCTCGCCGCCCGCCTGGCAGCTGTTCCGGTGATGGTGAACGCCGTGACGGGATTTGGCTTCCTCTTCACCAGTACTGACAAGCGCTTCGGCTATTTGCGCTGGATTGTTGGTTGGATGCTGCGCCGGACGGTGGGCGCCCCCAGCAGCTTTGTCCTACTGGAAAACGAGGATGATGCCAAAGCGCTGACCCAGCAGGGCATTGATGCCGGGCGCATTACCATTGTCGGTGGTGCTGGCGTTGACCCAGAGGCTTTCCCGGCCATGCCACTTGCGATGGAAAACGCGGCAGCTGAAGAGGGCCAACCGCTAAAGCTGGCGCTCGTCGCCCGCATGCTTTGGTCCAAAGGGATCGATGTGGCCGTGGCCGCCACCAAAAAGGCTTGGGATGCCGGCGCCAGTGTTGAGCTGACCCTGGTTGGTGCACCGGACCCGTTGAACCCAGCCGCCATCCCGGAAGACCAATTGGAAGAATGGGACGATGAGCCTGGCATCATCTGGGCTGGCCGCCGGGATGATATCGTTGCCGTCTGGGGGGCTGCCGATATCGCCCTACTCCCGTCCCGTGGCGGTGAGGGCTTACCTAGAAGCTTGATTGAAGCGGCAGCCTGTGGCCGTGCACTATTGACCACAAGCGTCCCCGGCTGCCGGGAGATCGTGGTTGAGGGTGAGACCGGCCATCTGGTGCCACCCAACGATGTTGATGCGCTGACCAATGTGATTGTAGCCCTGGCCGCCGAACCTGGGCGGGCGATTGAGATGGGCAAAGCCTCACGCCAGCATTTTGAGACACGGTTTACCGAGGCGCATGTGACCGGCAGCTTGTTGGACCTGTACGACCAGGCCACCAGCTGGGCCGTTCAGGCAGGGCGGCTATCATGA